One Thalassotalea hakodatensis DNA segment encodes these proteins:
- the trpA gene encoding tryptophan synthase subunit alpha, with the protein MTQLSTNTLGKRYHDCFTALSTAKEGAFIPFVTIGDPNPELSLKIIKTLIDAGADALELGIPFSDPSADGIIIQEAGKRALSSGVNTDICFDILAQVRAYAPDIPIGLLLYGNLVFARGITTFYQDAAKAGVDSVLIADLPLRESEPFIKAAEQAGVAPIFIASPNADADKLSAVAEHTKGYTYVLSRAGVTGTETKASTPAEHIISTLKANNAAPAVIGFGISSPEQVKDALKAGAKGAISGSAVVKIIENHLKDEQAMLSTLATFIREMKAATR; encoded by the coding sequence ATGACACAATTATCTACAAACACATTAGGCAAACGTTATCATGATTGCTTTACCGCCTTATCTACAGCCAAAGAAGGCGCATTTATTCCTTTTGTAACCATTGGTGACCCTAACCCCGAACTTTCATTAAAAATAATCAAAACACTTATTGATGCTGGCGCAGATGCACTAGAACTCGGTATTCCTTTTTCTGATCCGAGTGCCGATGGCATCATCATTCAAGAAGCGGGTAAACGCGCATTATCTTCTGGCGTCAATACTGATATATGCTTTGATATTTTAGCGCAAGTACGTGCTTATGCTCCCGATATTCCAATTGGGCTTTTATTATACGGCAATTTAGTCTTTGCTCGTGGTATTACCACTTTTTACCAAGATGCAGCAAAGGCTGGCGTTGATTCGGTATTAATTGCCGATTTACCTCTTCGTGAAAGTGAACCGTTTATCAAAGCCGCAGAACAAGCGGGTGTTGCTCCTATTTTTATCGCTTCACCAAATGCTGATGCCGATAAGCTTTCAGCAGTTGCCGAGCATACTAAAGGTTATACTTATGTACTTAGCAGAGCCGGAGTCACAGGCACCGAAACCAAAGCAAGCACGCCAGCAGAGCATATTATTTCAACGTTAAAAGCAAATAATGCAGCTCCTGCCGTTATTGGTTTTGGAATTTCTTCACCTGAGCAAGTAAAAGACGCATTAAAAGCTGGAGCAAAAGGTGCAATTAGCGGCTCAGCCGTGGTAAAAATCATTGAAAATCATCTAAAAGATGAACAAGCGATGCTTAGTACACTTGCCACTTTTATTCGTGAAATGAAAGCCGCAACCCGCTAA
- the trpB gene encoding tryptophan synthase subunit beta, giving the protein MTSHSDKKPTLPAYFGEFGGMYVGELLVPALEQLEQAYIESQQDEAFIKEFNDLLEHYAGRPTPLTLTRNVSPNPLAKIYLKREDLLHGGAHKTNQVLGQALLAKRMGKKEIIAETGAGQHGVASAIACSLLGLKCRVYMGAVDCERQQPNVFRMKLMGAEVIPVTAGGGTLKDAVNEALRDWSANYDDAHYLLGTAAGPHPFPTIVRDFQKMIGEEAKQQLLTQEGRLPDYVIACVGGGSNAIGMFNDFLDDESVKIVGVEAGGKGVDTHEHGATLSAGTKGMLHGNYTYIMQDKFGQIEESYSVSAGLDYPAVGPQHAFLKETGRAQYVPINDDEALEAFQTLARSEGIIPALESSHALAQALKMAKDVTEETIFLVNLSGRGDKDLAHVHTVLNGEEQ; this is encoded by the coding sequence ATGACATCACATTCAGATAAAAAACCAACACTTCCAGCCTATTTCGGCGAATTTGGCGGCATGTACGTTGGTGAGTTACTTGTGCCTGCTTTAGAGCAACTAGAGCAAGCCTATATTGAATCGCAACAAGATGAAGCGTTTATTAAAGAGTTTAACGACTTATTAGAACATTATGCTGGTCGGCCAACCCCCCTAACCTTAACGCGAAATGTATCTCCTAACCCATTAGCAAAAATTTATTTAAAACGCGAAGATCTTCTGCATGGTGGCGCTCATAAAACTAACCAAGTATTGGGACAAGCACTACTTGCAAAGCGTATGGGCAAGAAAGAAATTATTGCTGAAACAGGTGCTGGTCAACATGGTGTTGCATCGGCAATTGCCTGTTCCTTATTAGGATTAAAGTGTCGTGTTTATATGGGCGCAGTAGACTGTGAACGACAACAGCCTAACGTCTTTCGCATGAAACTGATGGGTGCAGAAGTTATTCCTGTTACCGCTGGCGGCGGCACGTTAAAGGATGCAGTAAATGAAGCGCTACGTGATTGGTCAGCTAATTATGATGATGCGCATTATTTATTAGGCACAGCAGCGGGCCCTCACCCTTTTCCAACCATTGTGCGTGATTTTCAAAAAATGATCGGTGAAGAAGCAAAACAACAGTTATTAACGCAAGAAGGTCGATTACCGGATTACGTAATTGCCTGCGTTGGCGGAGGTTCAAATGCCATCGGCATGTTTAACGACTTTCTTGATGATGAAAGCGTGAAAATTGTGGGTGTTGAAGCTGGCGGTAAAGGTGTTGATACACACGAACATGGCGCAACACTTTCTGCAGGTACAAAAGGTATGCTTCACGGTAATTACACCTATATTATGCAAGATAAATTTGGCCAAATAGAGGAATCTTATTCCGTTTCAGCAGGGTTAGATTATCCCGCTGTTGGACCGCAACATGCCTTCCTAAAAGAAACAGGTCGAGCACAGTATGTTCCGATCAACGATGATGAAGCACTAGAAGCCTTTCAAACACTGGCACGTTCCGAGGGTATTATTCCCGCATTAGAGTCGTCACATGCATTAGCTCAGGCACTGAAAATGGCAAAAGACGTCACTGAAGAAACTATCTTTTTAGTGAATTTATCAGGCCGCGGTGACAAAGACTTAGCTCATGTACACACAGTGCTTAATGGCGAGGAGCAATAA
- a CDS encoding Gfo/Idh/MocA family protein — MSIESGEKQRIAMIGLGDIAQKAYLPIVANQGDVSPILVTRDAETLSQLAQQYRIDECYQDIESLIQAKPDAAMIHSATEAHYSMASTLLKANIATFVDKPLSLNIEECRHLVDIAKTNNTSLFLAMNRRYAPLISGLKQNSPIHVKWQKNRNNILSTAQNTIFNDFIHVIDGLRFLSNASLKEITQSLDVHAYFLGEHLGNISIRFTYNNALFEGSMNRVAGVTEETIEYYSAHQKHYINNLTSGWYMNSGNKISLEFSDWQSYLFTRGFVDLFSEWQAIIKENQLYLPEHLEDILATHELCHTILSRIDNQK; from the coding sequence TTGAGCATAGAAAGCGGAGAAAAACAAAGAATTGCGATGATAGGGCTAGGTGATATTGCGCAAAAAGCCTACTTACCCATTGTCGCTAATCAGGGAGATGTTTCGCCGATCTTAGTGACGAGAGATGCTGAAACGTTATCGCAACTTGCGCAGCAATACCGTATTGATGAATGCTATCAAGATATTGAAAGCCTTATACAAGCCAAACCCGATGCTGCGATGATCCACAGTGCAACTGAAGCACATTATTCGATGGCATCAACTCTACTAAAAGCTAACATTGCTACGTTTGTTGATAAACCTTTAAGCCTAAATATTGAAGAATGTCGGCATCTAGTTGATATTGCAAAGACCAATAACACATCATTATTTTTAGCGATGAATAGACGGTATGCACCACTCATTAGTGGGTTAAAGCAAAATAGCCCAATTCATGTTAAATGGCAGAAAAATAGAAATAACATACTTTCTACTGCGCAAAATACGATCTTTAATGACTTTATACATGTTATTGACGGTTTGCGTTTTCTTTCTAACGCCAGCTTAAAAGAGATCACTCAAAGCCTTGACGTACATGCATATTTTTTAGGTGAGCATTTAGGTAATATCAGTATTCGCTTCACTTACAATAACGCATTATTTGAAGGCAGTATGAATCGTGTTGCCGGCGTTACAGAAGAAACAATCGAATATTACTCAGCGCATCAGAAACACTATATCAATAATTTAACTTCAGGTTGGTATATGAACTCGGGTAACAAAATTTCACTTGAATTCTCAGATTGGCAGAGCTATTTATTTACTCGGGGCTTTGTTGATTTGTTCTCTGAATGGCAAGCTATCATTAAAGAAAATCAACTGTATTTGCCAGAACATCTTGAAGATATATTGGCAACTCATGAGCTTTGCCATACTATTTTATCGCGTATTGATAACCAAAAATAA
- a CDS encoding aminodeoxychorismate/anthranilate synthase component II produces the protein MKVFMLDNVDSFTYNLVDEFHVLGFSPVIYRNTLSADFILAQMEACSDQVLLVLSPGPGSPEHAGCLMALIAKTAGKYPILGICLGHQALIEHYGGKVGRAPEIVHGKSANVNHCGTGAFKNIEQPLPVARYHSLVGLNIPSTLSVTATVEAASGEQLPMAITHRTDRVMGFQFHPESILTTYGSTLLEQSIRCLTEQTLKE, from the coding sequence ATAAAGGTCTTTATGCTCGATAACGTTGACTCATTTACTTATAACTTAGTGGATGAATTTCACGTGCTAGGCTTCAGCCCTGTTATTTACCGCAACACGTTATCAGCAGATTTTATTCTTGCACAAATGGAAGCTTGCTCAGACCAAGTATTATTAGTGCTTTCGCCTGGACCAGGGTCTCCAGAACATGCTGGCTGTTTAATGGCGTTAATCGCAAAAACAGCTGGAAAATACCCCATACTCGGTATTTGTTTAGGTCATCAAGCGTTAATAGAGCACTACGGTGGTAAAGTAGGTCGAGCACCAGAAATTGTTCATGGTAAGTCCGCAAACGTTAACCATTGTGGTACTGGTGCATTTAAAAACATAGAGCAACCCTTACCTGTTGCCCGATATCATTCATTAGTGGGATTGAACATTCCAAGCACATTATCGGTAACAGCAACCGTTGAAGCTGCCTCAGGCGAGCAACTACCTATGGCAATAACTCACCGAACTGACCGCGTAATGGGCTTTCAGTTTCATCCAGAATCTATATTAACCACTTATGGCAGCACATTACTAGAGCAAAGTATTCGTTGCCTAACTGAACAAACTTTAAAGGAATAA
- a CDS encoding bifunctional 3-deoxy-7-phosphoheptulonate synthase/chorismate mutase codes for MIIVLKPQASEKDANEILTKISSLGLKPLYMPGIERTVLGALGDERVLAQLHLDAYPMVDEIKPVLSPYKLVSRELQSHDSIVSIGGIKVGGGAFTVIAGPCSVESEEQLFGVSEMISKQGITLLRGGAFKPRTSPYSFQGLGLEGLKLLKAAREKYQLNIVSEIIDPNDAELMHDYIDCYQIGARNMQNFRLLEAVGKHSDKAVLLKRGISATIEELLLAAEYIINAGNPNVILCERGIRTFETATRNTLDLNAVAYLKEKSHLPVLVDPSHGTGVKSLINPLSRAAVAVGADGIIVETHLKPTEALSDGHQALNADDFATLMADIKPFIKAAGKSI; via the coding sequence ATGATTATTGTATTAAAACCCCAAGCATCAGAAAAAGATGCGAATGAAATATTAACAAAAATATCAAGCCTTGGGCTCAAACCACTATATATGCCGGGTATTGAGCGAACGGTCCTAGGAGCATTAGGTGATGAACGCGTATTAGCGCAACTTCATTTAGATGCGTATCCAATGGTAGACGAAATAAAACCCGTTTTAAGCCCATATAAACTCGTTAGCCGAGAGTTACAATCTCATGACTCAATCGTATCCATTGGTGGTATTAAAGTCGGTGGAGGAGCATTCACAGTAATTGCAGGCCCTTGCTCAGTTGAAAGCGAAGAGCAACTTTTTGGTGTCAGTGAGATGATATCAAAACAAGGCATCACTTTATTACGCGGCGGCGCGTTTAAACCTCGCACAAGCCCATACTCTTTTCAAGGTCTAGGTCTTGAAGGCCTGAAACTTTTAAAAGCTGCCCGCGAAAAATATCAGTTAAATATTGTCTCTGAGATCATCGACCCAAATGATGCCGAATTAATGCACGATTACATTGATTGTTATCAAATTGGCGCGCGAAATATGCAAAATTTTCGTTTACTGGAAGCCGTAGGCAAACACTCTGATAAAGCCGTGCTATTAAAGCGTGGCATAAGCGCGACCATAGAAGAACTTTTATTAGCTGCTGAGTACATCATTAATGCCGGCAACCCCAATGTCATTTTATGTGAACGTGGCATACGTACCTTCGAAACAGCAACACGAAATACATTGGATCTGAATGCAGTCGCCTATTTAAAAGAAAAATCTCATTTACCGGTATTGGTTGATCCTTCTCATGGAACGGGTGTTAAATCGTTGATCAATCCACTTTCTCGAGCAGCTGTGGCAGTGGGTGCGGACGGTATTATTGTTGAAACGCATTTAAAGCCAACAGAAGCCTTATCTGACGGGCACCAAGCACTTAACGCTGACGATTTTGCCACTTTAATGGCCGATATCAAACCATTCATTAAAGCTGCAGGTAAATCGATATGA
- a CDS encoding anthranilate synthase component 1 translates to MNALFTQHNDDTYGYVTTLSGKARYQPDPLTLFKKLCGDKKNNLLLESAEIDKKHQLKSLLLVDAAVKIVCNNTTVTFTPLTLNGAAAIAFAKENLAKQASLTEENGVVKATFPEVDQQLDEKSRLLADNAFQALRQFKRFDNKNHHPFAIFLAGAFAFDMITMSETLPVVEGGENTCPDFVFYLAETLVVIDHERRASEVIGNVFSGPDQQKCHFEIARRLSDIKALVESDIAAPQTHVKPVEPLTVLTDVSDEEFCHTVSTLKEHICAGDIFQVVPSRTFSLPCSDTFNAYLCLRESNPSPYMFYLQDDDFCMFGASPESAIKYQQHNRQVEIYPIAGTRPRGFNADGSFSPDLDCRIELALRQDQKELAEHIMLVDLARNDVARVCKPGTRHVADLLKTDRYSHVMHLVSRVCGTLSDELDALHAYQACMNMGTLSGAPKISATSLIRQHEGKRRGSYGGAVGYLTGEGDMDTCIVIRSAFVKNNIAYIQAGAGVVYDSNPQAEADETRQKAQAVISAIQKAATLINVSSSQESDS, encoded by the coding sequence ATGAATGCCTTATTCACTCAACACAATGATGATACCTACGGCTACGTAACAACGTTGTCAGGTAAAGCCAGGTATCAACCTGATCCATTAACGCTTTTTAAGAAACTATGTGGTGACAAAAAGAACAACTTATTATTAGAATCCGCAGAAATAGACAAAAAACACCAATTAAAAAGTTTACTATTAGTCGATGCAGCAGTAAAAATTGTTTGCAACAACACTACCGTGACTTTTACTCCGTTGACCCTTAATGGCGCAGCTGCAATTGCCTTTGCTAAAGAAAACTTGGCTAAGCAAGCATCATTAACAGAAGAAAATGGTGTAGTTAAAGCAACCTTTCCCGAGGTTGATCAACAACTTGATGAAAAATCTCGTTTGTTAGCCGATAACGCCTTTCAAGCATTAAGACAATTTAAACGCTTTGACAATAAAAACCATCACCCTTTTGCCATATTTTTAGCAGGGGCATTTGCCTTTGATATGATCACAATGTCAGAAACATTGCCGGTTGTTGAAGGCGGTGAAAACACCTGCCCTGATTTTGTGTTTTATCTTGCAGAAACTCTCGTGGTTATCGATCATGAAAGACGTGCTAGTGAAGTTATTGGTAATGTTTTCTCTGGTCCAGATCAGCAAAAGTGTCACTTTGAAATTGCTCGTCGTTTGTCTGATATCAAAGCACTTGTTGAATCAGATATCGCAGCGCCTCAAACACACGTAAAACCAGTAGAACCATTAACTGTTTTAACTGATGTTAGTGACGAAGAATTTTGTCATACCGTAAGCACCTTAAAAGAACATATTTGTGCTGGTGATATATTTCAAGTGGTACCATCTCGTACTTTTAGCTTGCCTTGCTCAGACACTTTCAATGCTTACCTATGTTTACGAGAAAGTAACCCAAGCCCTTACATGTTTTACTTACAAGACGATGATTTTTGCATGTTTGGCGCCTCACCAGAGTCTGCCATTAAGTATCAACAACATAATAGACAAGTTGAAATTTATCCTATTGCCGGCACGAGGCCGCGTGGTTTTAATGCTGATGGTAGCTTTTCACCCGATCTTGATTGCCGCATTGAATTAGCCTTAAGACAAGATCAAAAAGAATTAGCAGAACATATTATGCTAGTAGATTTAGCCCGAAATGATGTTGCACGCGTGTGTAAACCTGGTACTAGACACGTGGCAGATTTGTTAAAAACCGATAGATACTCCCATGTGATGCACTTAGTTTCTCGTGTATGCGGCACGCTTTCCGATGAATTAGATGCCTTACATGCCTATCAAGCTTGTATGAATATGGGGACATTATCTGGCGCTCCAAAAATAAGCGCAACCTCGTTGATCAGGCAGCACGAAGGTAAACGACGAGGCAGTTATGGCGGTGCTGTAGGCTATCTTACTGGCGAAGGAGATATGGATACCTGTATTGTTATTCGCAGTGCTTTTGTAAAAAATAACATCGCCTATATTCAAGCGGGTGCGGGTGTTGTATATGACTCAAATCCACAAGCTGAAGCTGATGAAACGCGACAAAAAGCACAAGCGGTGATCAGCGCAATTCAAAAAGCAGCAACGTTAATAAACGTTTCCTCATCACAGGAGAGTGACTCATGA
- the trpD gene encoding anthranilate phosphoribosyltransferase: protein MNVLSLLVEGNSLTQAQAETFFGDVMQGNIAPELLASILTALKIKGETPEEIAGAAVAVRQFATSFPTQTLPVSDCVGTGGDGANTINISTTAAILAAACGIPMAKHGNRSVSSMSGSADLLEAFGVNLSMTPETASQCLQQANLCFLYAPAYHPGFKYAGPVRKAMGIRTLFNILGPLVNPASPSVMLMGVYTPELIQTLAKSLQLTGVEKGWVVHGSGLDEIALHGETQVCEISNGQLSNKTITPEDFGLSRYSLDDIKGGTPQENAEIIKQILSGNGEDAHNSAVIINCAALLYLHGKAHDLKAAASVAQQVLSSGEALTKLEQLVAISNQAGAQ, encoded by the coding sequence ATGAACGTTTTATCATTACTTGTTGAGGGGAACTCTCTCACTCAAGCACAAGCCGAAACGTTTTTTGGCGACGTAATGCAAGGCAACATCGCGCCGGAATTACTCGCGTCTATCTTAACGGCATTAAAAATTAAAGGTGAAACACCTGAAGAAATTGCTGGAGCGGCGGTAGCTGTTCGACAATTTGCCACCTCATTTCCAACACAAACATTGCCAGTAAGCGACTGTGTAGGTACGGGTGGTGATGGCGCAAATACTATTAATATTTCAACTACTGCAGCTATTTTAGCAGCTGCTTGTGGTATTCCAATGGCGAAACACGGTAACCGTAGTGTTTCAAGTATGTCAGGCTCTGCAGATTTATTAGAAGCGTTTGGAGTTAACTTATCGATGACACCAGAAACCGCGAGTCAATGTTTGCAACAAGCTAATTTATGTTTTTTATACGCGCCAGCGTATCACCCAGGGTTTAAATATGCTGGCCCTGTTCGCAAAGCGATGGGCATTAGAACGTTATTCAACATTCTTGGGCCATTAGTGAACCCTGCTTCACCCTCAGTGATGTTGATGGGGGTATATACACCTGAATTAATCCAAACTCTGGCAAAAAGCCTGCAATTAACAGGGGTAGAAAAAGGCTGGGTTGTTCACGGTAGTGGCTTAGATGAAATTGCCCTACACGGTGAAACTCAAGTATGTGAAATCAGTAATGGTCAACTCAGCAATAAAACCATCACACCGGAAGACTTTGGCTTATCACGCTACTCATTAGATGATATTAAAGGTGGGACGCCTCAGGAAAATGCAGAGATAATTAAACAAATTTTATCTGGTAACGGTGAAGATGCACACAACAGTGCAGTGATCATTAACTGCGCCGCATTACTATATTTGCATGGTAAAGCTCACGATTTAAAAGCAGCGGCTTCCGTTGCACAACAAGTGCTCTCCTCGGGTGAAGCTTTGACCAAGCTAGAACAGTTAGTCGCTATATCAAATCAAGCAGGTGCACAATAA
- the trpCF gene encoding bifunctional indole-3-glycerol-phosphate synthase TrpC/phosphoribosylanthranilate isomerase TrpF, producing MANVLEKIVANKRIEIEALKKQKPLATFVETLTPSTKNMYDALDRAKGHNGAGFILECKKASPSKGLIREDFDVLSICQTYDNYAAAISVLTDEQYFQGNYEYLNIVTEHVSCPVLNKDFFIDPYQVYLARYYGADAILLMLSVLDDHEYQQLATIAEQLSLNILTEVSTEDELTRAIALDAKLIGINNRNLRDLSTDISRTFEFAPKIPDDRIIISESGIYTNAQVRELAPAVDGFLVGSSVMAQQDIDLACRKLIYGENKVCGLTSAKNAKLAVDSGALYGGLIFAEKSARFITQKQAEDIVTHVPSLNYVGVFVNCDLAIVVESAKALNLYAVQLHGDESALYIKELRQKLPESCQIWQAAKIESTLVTTSNPEVDHVILDGSEPGSGKAFNWQLITDSNLLFTHCFLAGGLGPKTIKQALALQTEQALFGLDINSGVESAPGIKCPEKLTHTFEQIRNY from the coding sequence ATGGCCAATGTATTAGAAAAAATTGTTGCTAACAAACGCATAGAAATCGAAGCACTAAAAAAACAAAAACCATTAGCTACCTTTGTTGAAACATTAACCCCTTCAACAAAAAATATGTATGATGCGCTTGATAGAGCAAAAGGTCATAATGGTGCTGGGTTTATTTTAGAGTGTAAAAAAGCCTCACCCTCAAAAGGGCTTATCCGTGAAGATTTTGATGTACTGTCAATTTGTCAAACCTATGATAACTATGCCGCAGCCATCTCAGTGTTAACCGACGAACAATATTTTCAAGGTAACTATGAATACTTAAACATTGTCACCGAGCATGTTAGTTGCCCAGTACTTAATAAAGACTTTTTTATCGATCCATACCAAGTATATCTTGCACGCTACTACGGTGCTGATGCCATTTTATTAATGCTCAGTGTATTAGACGATCATGAGTATCAGCAATTAGCAACGATCGCCGAACAATTAAGCCTCAATATTTTAACCGAAGTATCCACCGAAGATGAGCTAACTCGAGCTATAGCACTAGATGCCAAACTTATTGGAATAAATAATCGTAATTTACGTGATCTTTCCACTGATATCTCACGTACTTTTGAATTTGCACCAAAAATACCTGATGATCGTATTATTATTTCAGAGTCAGGCATTTATACAAATGCACAAGTTAGAGAGCTAGCACCAGCCGTTGATGGCTTCTTAGTGGGGAGTTCTGTCATGGCGCAGCAAGATATTGATCTTGCTTGTCGTAAACTTATTTATGGCGAGAACAAAGTCTGCGGCTTAACTTCAGCTAAAAATGCGAAGCTGGCAGTTGATTCAGGCGCACTTTATGGCGGGCTTATTTTTGCTGAAAAATCTGCACGTTTTATTACGCAAAAACAAGCAGAAGATATCGTTACACATGTACCTTCTCTTAATTACGTAGGCGTTTTTGTTAATTGCGATTTAGCTATCGTGGTTGAAAGTGCAAAAGCACTTAACCTTTACGCTGTTCAACTTCACGGTGATGAGTCAGCACTTTACATTAAGGAACTGCGACAAAAACTACCGGAAAGCTGTCAAATTTGGCAAGCGGCTAAAATAGAATCTACTTTAGTCACTACAAGTAACCCTGAAGTAGATCATGTGATATTAGATGGCTCAGAGCCAGGAAGCGGAAAGGCATTTAATTGGCAGTTAATCACTGATAGTAACTTATTATTTACCCACTGTTTTCTTGCTGGTGGCCTTGGACCCAAAACCATTAAACAAGCACTTGCTTTACAAACAGAGCAGGCTTTATTTGGCTTAGATATTAACTCTGGCGTTGAGTCAGCACCCGGCATTAAGTGCCCTGAAAAACTAACGCATACGTTTGAACAAATACGGAATTATTAA
- the rnm gene encoding RNase RNM: MTLMSTENLASFSTKRVDLHSHTTCSDGGLSPTELIDRAVNFQIDVLAITDHDTVAALDIAKGYIQEKNYPLTIIDGIEISTRWHNFEIHIVGLNIQANHPALVSLIHSQQQARELRATLIGEKLAKCGFDHVYQQAKALAGEGSITRAHFAKVLLNQGHINHMQAAFDKYLGKGKRAYVKPQWCDIETAVEAIHLAGGSAVIAHPIRYDMTTKWLRRLVVDFKSCGGDGLEIVLPQMNNEQRKLMLSFCLEYDLLASLGSDFHYPTKWADLGKNLVLPEQAMPIWQAW, from the coding sequence ATGACCTTGATGTCAACCGAAAATTTAGCGAGCTTTTCCACGAAACGCGTTGACTTACACAGTCATACTACATGTTCTGACGGCGGTCTTTCGCCTACAGAGCTGATAGACAGAGCCGTTAACTTTCAAATTGATGTGTTAGCTATCACCGATCATGATACCGTAGCAGCGCTTGATATCGCTAAAGGTTATATTCAAGAAAAAAATTATCCATTAACAATCATTGATGGCATTGAAATATCAACTCGGTGGCATAATTTTGAAATTCATATTGTTGGGTTAAATATTCAAGCAAATCACCCTGCATTAGTGTCATTAATTCACTCACAGCAGCAAGCAAGAGAGTTACGTGCGACACTCATTGGTGAAAAACTCGCTAAATGCGGGTTTGATCATGTATATCAACAGGCAAAAGCACTCGCAGGTGAAGGGTCTATTACTCGTGCACACTTTGCAAAAGTGTTATTAAATCAAGGTCATATCAACCACATGCAAGCTGCATTTGATAAATATTTAGGCAAAGGTAAACGGGCATATGTTAAACCTCAGTGGTGTGATATTGAAACCGCAGTTGAGGCCATTCATCTAGCTGGTGGCAGTGCAGTAATCGCCCATCCTATTCGCTATGACATGACAACGAAATGGCTTCGGCGATTAGTGGTAGATTTTAAATCGTGTGGTGGTGATGGTTTAGAAATAGTTTTACCTCAAATGAATAACGAACAACGTAAATTAATGCTAAGCTTTTGTTTGGAGTATGATTTACTTGCATCGTTGGGATCAGACTTTCATTATCCAACTAAATGGGCTGATCTTGGTAAAAATTTAGTGCTTCCAGAACAAGCAATGCCGATTTGGCAAGCTTGGTAA
- a CDS encoding L-threonylcarbamoyladenylate synthase: MSQFFYVHPDNPQGRLMKQAAEIIHQGGVIVYPTDSGYALGCHIGDKKALDRICRIRDINKDHNFTLVCKDLSELSEYARVDNTAFRLLKNNTPGAYTFIFKASKEVPKRLMNPKKRTIGIRVPNSAIVQELLAALEEPIMSTSLIMPGNSMAEFDPEEIRDKLEHQVDLIIHGGHLGEHPTTVVDFSEGDGQIIRVGEGDPTPFE, translated from the coding sequence ATGAGTCAATTTTTTTATGTACACCCTGATAATCCACAGGGACGTTTAATGAAGCAAGCGGCTGAAATTATTCACCAAGGTGGCGTTATTGTATATCCCACTGATTCTGGCTATGCCTTGGGGTGCCATATTGGCGATAAAAAAGCGCTTGATAGAATATGTCGTATTCGCGATATTAATAAAGACCATAACTTTACTTTAGTCTGTAAAGATTTATCTGAATTGTCTGAGTACGCAAGAGTTGATAATACGGCATTTAGACTATTGAAAAATAATACGCCTGGCGCGTACACCTTTATCTTTAAAGCCAGCAAAGAAGTGCCAAAACGGTTAATGAATCCGAAGAAAAGAACGATAGGCATCAGAGTTCCGAACAGCGCAATTGTACAAGAATTATTAGCTGCACTAGAAGAGCCTATTATGTCCACTAGCTTAATTATGCCGGGTAATTCAATGGCTGAGTTTGATCCTGAAGAAATTAGAGATAAGTTAGAACATCAAGTAGATTTAATTATTCATGGTGGACACCTAGGGGAACATCCAACAACAGTCGTTGATTTTTCCGAGGGAGATGGGCAAATTATTCGCGTTGGCGAAGGTGACCCAACCCCCTTCGAGTAG